One window of Chamaesiphon minutus PCC 6605 genomic DNA carries:
- a CDS encoding tetratricopeptide repeat protein, with protein sequence MHLFNDTFQAFAVDLNKLGNEIEDWLLGDWYLTTGSGSGCNFGPLRSIEDYNRAIQSSPGDATLFYNRGILRHQDGNDIGALADYNLAIALDPRLAEAYAARAAIYIHLDRFTDAIADCDRAISLQECSANEQLQFAYHVRALARSFSGDNDNAIADFIRYNQLGRTAVTYYNLGITQLTIGIYAPALTNLSKSIDLQPKIATYYARSVALAGLGDEFGANRDYSAALSLETPGSGSLSSNDEHAYYFRALARLARGGSEEAKADLQTTIAICDRKHNSYLQQLAAAKITEIDRGA encoded by the coding sequence ATGCACTTATTTAACGACACATTTCAAGCTTTTGCCGTAGATCTCAACAAACTCGGCAATGAGATCGAAGACTGGCTATTGGGCGATTGGTACTTAACCACCGGATCGGGTTCGGGTTGTAACTTTGGTCCTCTCCGTAGCATTGAAGATTACAATCGTGCCATTCAATCATCACCAGGGGACGCAACTCTCTTTTACAATCGCGGCATCCTCCGTCATCAAGATGGCAACGATATTGGTGCGCTCGCCGATTACAATCTCGCGATTGCACTCGATCCTCGTTTGGCTGAAGCATACGCGGCTAGAGCTGCGATCTATATTCATCTCGATCGCTTCACTGATGCGATCGCCGATTGCGATCGGGCCATTTCCCTACAGGAATGCTCCGCGAACGAACAGCTCCAATTTGCATACCATGTCAGAGCCTTAGCGCGCTCCTTTAGTGGCGATAATGACAACGCGATCGCCGACTTTATCCGTTACAATCAACTCGGACGTACTGCCGTTACTTACTACAACCTCGGCATCACCCAATTGACGATCGGCATCTATGCGCCCGCTCTAACCAATCTCTCCAAATCCATCGATCTCCAACCAAAAATTGCCACCTACTACGCCCGTAGCGTCGCCCTTGCTGGCTTGGGAGATGAATTTGGTGCCAATCGCGATTATAGTGCCGCCCTATCCCTAGAAACCCCCGGTTCTGGCAGCCTTTCCTCCAATGACGAGCACGCCTATTATTTCCGCGCGCTGGCTCGGTTGGCTAGAGGCGGAAGCGAAGAAGCCAAAGCCGATCTCCAAACCACGATCGCTATTTGCGATCGCAAACACAACTCCTATCTCCAACAACTAGCCGCCGCTAAAATTACCGAAATCGATCGAGGAGCGTAA
- a CDS encoding cation-translocating P-type ATPase, translating into MTLTNLSPQQWHAIPADEAARMLDSKLALGLTAAEAQQRHDRFGANQLVGKPGKSAWVRFLLQFNQPLLYILLAAGVVTAFLQEWIDSGVIFGVTIINAIIGFIQESRAESAIAALAKSVTTETTLIRDGRTQRVPADRLVPGDLVELAAGDKIPADLRLVAVSNLTVDESGLTGESVPIQKDTQPLETGVALAERTCMAYMGSLVSSGQGQGLVVAIANATETGRISQLMEQSTDVETPITRKLGKFSKKLLYIVLGLAVLNFLVALRQNESWVEVFTTTVAFAVAAIPEGLPAIVTITLAIGVSRLAKRNAIVRKLAAVETLGSTTVICSDKTGTLTENQMTVQAIFAGDRLYRVTGVGYNPDGEILAADLATTPALYECLTAGLLCNDSHLQPQSDGQYTIVGDPTEAALIVVAHKAGLNREDSAAQMPRLDVIPFESQFQYMATLHQTDPNEKSIYVKGSTEAILQRCDRMLDEHKESIEIDRVQIERQADEMAQQGLRVLAFATKSVTSLPQPLSHRDLDRGLVFLGLQGMLDPPRTAAIAAVRDCQAAGIKVKMITGDHVLTATAIARMMQLSSGQEIESYSGRDLSQMSDSEFANAAASGNVFARVAPEQKLRLVEALQAKGEIVAMTGDGVNDAPALKQADLGIAMGITGTEVAKEAAAMILTDDNFASIAAAVEEGRTVYQNLLRAIAFALPVNGGEGLTILAGVLMGTALPILPLQILWINMVSATALTIPLAFEPKSIAVMKLPPRNPNEPLLTARLLRRIVIISLFNVIAVFGSFEWAQQTIGNIALSRTMAVNTLISAEAFYLLSITQFVPSIFAKLRDRRRPIAYIPAIGIAAILVLQWLFVEWSVMNQLFQTVPLSFDRAAISVAVSLPVVIVVKLLDRFDPIE; encoded by the coding sequence ATGACACTGACGAACTTAAGTCCACAGCAATGGCACGCAATCCCAGCAGATGAAGCCGCTCGGATGCTAGATAGCAAGCTCGCTCTGGGTTTAACCGCCGCCGAAGCACAGCAGCGACACGATCGATTTGGGGCCAATCAATTAGTCGGTAAACCAGGAAAAAGTGCTTGGGTGCGGTTTTTGTTGCAATTCAATCAGCCGTTGTTGTATATCTTGCTGGCGGCTGGCGTCGTCACCGCTTTTTTACAGGAATGGATCGACTCTGGCGTAATCTTTGGCGTCACGATTATCAACGCCATCATCGGCTTCATCCAAGAATCTAGAGCCGAAAGTGCGATCGCCGCACTAGCTAAGTCAGTAACTACCGAAACTACTCTAATACGCGACGGGCGCACCCAGCGCGTTCCTGCCGATCGATTGGTACCGGGGGATTTAGTTGAGCTGGCGGCGGGGGATAAAATTCCTGCCGATTTGCGGTTGGTGGCAGTTAGCAATCTCACGGTCGATGAGTCGGGATTGACTGGCGAATCGGTACCGATTCAGAAAGACACGCAGCCGCTAGAGACAGGCGTCGCCCTAGCCGAACGTACATGTATGGCGTATATGGGCAGTTTGGTGAGTTCGGGACAGGGACAAGGTTTGGTCGTCGCGATCGCCAATGCCACCGAGACGGGACGGATCTCGCAGTTGATGGAGCAGAGCACGGATGTCGAAACACCCATTACCCGCAAGCTAGGTAAATTCAGTAAAAAGTTGCTGTATATTGTCTTGGGGCTGGCGGTACTGAATTTTTTGGTAGCTCTGCGGCAAAATGAATCTTGGGTAGAAGTATTTACGACTACGGTAGCTTTTGCCGTAGCAGCTATTCCCGAAGGTTTACCTGCGATCGTCACGATTACGCTCGCCATTGGTGTATCGCGGTTGGCTAAACGCAATGCGATCGTCCGCAAACTGGCAGCAGTAGAAACGCTCGGCAGTACGACTGTGATTTGTTCGGATAAAACCGGAACGCTGACCGAAAACCAGATGACGGTACAGGCGATCTTTGCTGGCGATCGCCTGTATCGGGTGACGGGGGTCGGTTACAACCCCGATGGTGAGATTCTAGCAGCCGATCTAGCTACTACACCAGCCTTATATGAATGTCTCACAGCCGGACTATTGTGCAATGATTCCCATCTCCAACCGCAATCGGACGGACAATATACGATCGTCGGCGACCCCACTGAAGCCGCCTTAATTGTCGTTGCTCACAAAGCAGGGTTGAATCGGGAAGACTCAGCCGCCCAGATGCCGAGGTTAGATGTGATTCCATTTGAGTCACAATTTCAGTACATGGCGACATTACATCAAACCGATCCTAACGAGAAGTCGATTTACGTCAAAGGTTCGACTGAAGCTATTCTCCAGCGATGCGATCGAATGCTCGACGAGCACAAAGAGTCGATCGAGATCGATCGAGTGCAGATCGAACGCCAAGCGGATGAAATGGCGCAGCAGGGATTGCGCGTACTGGCATTTGCTACTAAGTCGGTGACGAGTTTACCCCAGCCACTATCGCATCGAGATCTCGATCGCGGACTAGTTTTTCTGGGTTTGCAAGGGATGCTCGATCCGCCCCGCACCGCCGCAATTGCTGCCGTGCGGGATTGCCAAGCCGCTGGAATTAAAGTCAAGATGATTACTGGCGACCACGTACTCACAGCTACGGCGATCGCTAGGATGATGCAGTTGAGTTCGGGTCAAGAGATCGAGTCCTATTCAGGACGCGACCTGAGCCAGATGAGCGATAGCGAATTTGCTAACGCCGCCGCATCTGGCAACGTCTTCGCACGGGTGGCTCCCGAACAGAAATTGCGCCTAGTTGAAGCCCTGCAAGCTAAGGGCGAAATCGTCGCTATGACGGGAGATGGGGTCAATGATGCCCCCGCCCTCAAACAAGCGGATTTGGGCATCGCCATGGGCATTACAGGCACCGAAGTGGCCAAAGAAGCCGCCGCGATGATTTTAACCGACGATAACTTTGCCTCGATCGCCGCCGCTGTCGAAGAAGGGCGAACGGTCTATCAAAATCTGCTCCGCGCGATCGCCTTCGCCCTGCCAGTCAATGGGGGCGAAGGTTTGACAATTTTGGCAGGGGTACTGATGGGGACGGCTTTACCGATTCTCCCGTTACAAATTCTCTGGATTAATATGGTCAGTGCGACCGCCCTGACTATTCCCCTCGCCTTTGAACCCAAGTCCATCGCGGTGATGAAGTTGCCACCGCGCAACCCCAACGAACCCCTCCTCACGGCGCGGCTGCTGCGCCGGATCGTCATCATTTCACTGTTTAATGTCATCGCTGTCTTTGGTAGCTTTGAATGGGCGCAGCAAACCATCGGCAATATCGCGCTCTCTCGCACGATGGCAGTCAATACACTCATCTCCGCCGAAGCCTTTTATCTGCTGAGTATTACCCAGTTTGTCCCCTCCATCTTTGCCAAATTACGCGATCGTCGCCGCCCGATTGCCTATATACCCGCGATCGGCATTGCGGCAATTCTCGTGTTGCAATGGCTATTTGTAGAGTGGAGCGTGATGAATCAGTTGTTCCAAACAGTGCCCCTGAGCTTCGATCGTGCGGCAATTAGCGTGGCTGTAAGTTTGCCTGTAGTCATTGTCGTCAAGCTCCTCGATCGCTTCGACCCGATCGAGTAA
- a CDS encoding DUF11 domain-containing protein produces the protein MKYSNIPNSVITKYAHILTGIAFVATSLLPLATPAIAQVGPTLNVSSMATTPIVVATGEVVYRIKVTNTTANTAHKVKVTSVLPTGFTYNRHITTLQNKAVTFGTTNATRFVDPAYTTKPVAGANTLVWDRITIPANGSIEFIFAATAPNTPSTTPYSMASLRVDSFGSASSMTPTTVTGSVSGSTDDVTLKPIPPMPTLAIDRTAIAPTPQICAVPGSQGLGVGLTGIVNTYYRPTLQSVATGTRTIAIAAGAAKGAVRNINPGDLVLIVQMQDASINNANSNLYGSGVDANQGSGHNGMGRSGLYEYAIADSTVSATTGNVTLTLKNPLINSYESAAATANSGQKRFQVVRVPQYASAQVLGTLFATPWDGNVGGILAVDTFGTFDLNGQRLSVNEAGFRGGYGPRNPYRAATTGFMAQTASTLGSGKGEGVAGTPRFLSTKLLDRGTPVDPIDGSPNWTGSFIDNGTTNGYPGGDTGRGAPANAGGGGNYHNAGGGGGGNGGNGGQGGLPWDEGSPSASKDAGGRPGSSVLTSIPTPLKVFMGGGGGGGEANDAPQGVPGGAGGGIVMLRAGTIVGTGTIFANGTNGDRGAYQSNPDGAGGGGAGGTVLIQSRNPSTATINILANGGNGGNTERDPFYNYTGSQTVPGSQPNANTSQTGSNGYNPDNYGYGQTPHGPGGGGSGGIVLYNVNGSTATINAQVNGGASGLTDDPSPDVNLRPRGGKAQHSHAATAGSAGQVVRFANSEDRFADLNAITACAANLTVNVSTSTPTAAPSETVNYTMRVSNSASGGGASQVRLSNLLPAGFTFTRTDSIVLNSGTTSATNSSPLNPVAGATNPVWGTFLIPPGATVEVNFTATVGSSVPNGVYRPKTDVVYPDPVRTSDTASATITKQYGYEQSESAADITVRRRAVPMVEKFSPTVRIVRK, from the coding sequence ATGAAATATTCAAACATTCCTAATTCTGTCATTACTAAATACGCGCACATTTTAACTGGAATTGCGTTCGTAGCCACATCGTTGCTGCCTTTGGCAACACCAGCGATCGCGCAGGTAGGGCCGACCCTAAATGTTAGCAGTATGGCCACCACACCTATAGTTGTGGCTACTGGTGAAGTTGTCTACCGGATTAAAGTCACTAACACGACTGCCAATACAGCGCACAAAGTGAAGGTGACTAGCGTTTTACCTACAGGCTTTACATATAATAGACATATCACTACACTCCAGAACAAAGCTGTAACTTTTGGTACCACAAATGCAACTAGGTTTGTCGATCCGGCATATACCACTAAGCCAGTGGCCGGAGCCAACACACTAGTCTGGGATCGAATCACAATTCCAGCGAATGGTAGTATCGAGTTTATTTTTGCAGCGACCGCACCAAATACTCCATCAACGACCCCATATTCAATGGCGAGCCTCCGCGTTGATTCTTTTGGCTCTGCTAGCAGCATGACACCAACCACTGTTACGGGTTCTGTGAGCGGTTCAACAGATGATGTCACCCTCAAGCCCATTCCCCCAATGCCGACTCTGGCGATCGATCGTACCGCGATTGCTCCGACACCCCAGATCTGTGCCGTGCCAGGTTCTCAAGGTCTGGGTGTAGGACTCACTGGTATCGTCAATACCTACTACAGACCGACTTTACAGTCTGTAGCCACAGGCACGAGAACTATTGCCATTGCTGCGGGTGCTGCTAAGGGTGCTGTTCGGAATATCAATCCAGGCGATCTAGTTTTGATCGTTCAAATGCAGGATGCAAGTATCAATAATGCCAACAGCAACTTATATGGATCTGGAGTTGATGCCAATCAAGGTAGCGGACACAATGGCATGGGTCGTAGCGGTCTGTATGAGTACGCGATCGCGGATTCTACGGTTTCGGCTACTACTGGGAATGTTACTCTCACCCTCAAAAACCCACTGATTAATTCTTATGAAAGTGCTGCTGCCACCGCCAATAGCGGACAAAAAAGATTTCAGGTGGTGCGGGTACCGCAGTATGCTAGTGCTCAGGTGCTAGGTACGCTGTTCGCAACGCCTTGGGATGGTAATGTGGGCGGCATCTTAGCTGTCGATACCTTTGGCACTTTCGATCTAAACGGTCAGCGGCTCTCGGTTAACGAGGCAGGTTTTCGGGGTGGATATGGTCCCAGAAACCCTTATCGAGCTGCCACAACAGGTTTTATGGCTCAGACAGCTAGTACTCTAGGATCGGGTAAAGGAGAAGGCGTTGCTGGTACGCCTCGGTTTCTTTCGACGAAGTTGCTAGATCGTGGAACTCCTGTAGACCCGATCGACGGTTCTCCAAACTGGACTGGTAGTTTTATCGATAACGGCACGACTAATGGTTATCCCGGTGGCGATACAGGCCGAGGTGCGCCAGCAAATGCTGGTGGTGGTGGTAACTATCACAACGCTGGTGGCGGTGGTGGTGGTAATGGTGGTAATGGCGGACAAGGCGGATTACCCTGGGATGAGGGCAGTCCTAGTGCTAGCAAAGATGCTGGCGGTCGTCCTGGTTCTTCTGTATTAACAAGTATCCCTACCCCTTTGAAAGTATTCATGGGTGGCGGCGGCGGTGGTGGTGAAGCAAATGATGCTCCACAAGGTGTTCCTGGTGGAGCTGGGGGCGGAATCGTCATGCTGCGAGCTGGCACGATTGTTGGGACTGGAACTATTTTTGCAAATGGCACCAATGGAGATCGCGGCGCGTATCAGTCAAATCCCGATGGTGCTGGTGGTGGTGGTGCTGGGGGGACTGTGTTAATTCAATCGCGCAACCCCTCCACAGCGACGATTAATATCCTAGCAAACGGCGGTAATGGTGGTAATACGGAGCGAGATCCTTTTTATAACTATACTGGGTCTCAAACTGTTCCTGGCAGTCAACCCAACGCCAATACTAGTCAAACTGGCTCTAATGGTTACAATCCAGATAACTATGGTTATGGCCAAACTCCTCACGGCCCAGGCGGTGGTGGTTCGGGCGGAATCGTACTGTACAACGTCAATGGTTCTACAGCTACTATTAATGCACAGGTCAATGGCGGCGCGAGTGGCCTGACCGATGACCCTTCCCCTGATGTAAACTTAAGACCTAGAGGCGGTAAAGCCCAACACTCACATGCAGCTACAGCCGGATCTGCTGGACAAGTCGTTCGATTTGCTAATAGCGAAGATCGTTTCGCCGATTTGAATGCCATCACTGCTTGTGCAGCGAATTTGACAGTGAACGTTTCGACTAGTACTCCAACTGCCGCACCGAGCGAGACTGTCAACTACACAATGAGAGTCTCAAATTCAGCATCTGGTGGTGGCGCATCACAGGTACGCTTGTCAAATCTATTGCCAGCAGGCTTTACATTCACGCGGACAGACAGTATCGTCCTCAATAGTGGAACTACTTCAGCCACCAACTCTTCTCCTCTCAATCCTGTTGCGGGAGCGACAAATCCAGTCTGGGGAACTTTCTTGATTCCCCCTGGTGCTACTGTTGAAGTTAATTTCACAGCTACCGTCGGGTCGAGCGTACCAAATGGTGTATATCGCCCCAAAACCGATGTAGTTTACCCAGATCCGGTGCGTACATCTGATACAGCAAGTGCGACGATTACCAAGCAATATGGCTACGAACAGTCAGAGTCAGCAGCAGACATCACAGTGAGAAGACGCGCTGTACCGATGGTTGAGAAGTTCTCCCCAACTGTTCGGATCGTCCGCAAATAG
- a CDS encoding MFS transporter, whose amino-acid sequence MNVLNQLEPQQRRSLRVLFITGLLFWISIAILLPTLPAYLDAIGINQQQIGLIIGAFAIGLLLTRLVVGKLVDTRGRKLVLLIGTAVAAIAPVGYLCVTSTPLLMLIRAFHGISIAAFTTAFSALVVDLAPPKQRGEVIGLMSLTNPLGIAIGPAIGGFLQVYGMYREIFWISIITGAISFIAANQLHQPRIEVELDHNESKRISIWQILTNPALGIPALVLLLVGFPFGAIHTFVPLYIKTLNVGFNPGLFYTIAAIASFSARSVIGSRSDRYGRGIFIAGSLCCYTAGVACLATANSQMSFVFAALLEGLGSGTLLPMTVALVSDRSLPHQRGQVLSICITGLDLGIAIAAPVFGSIANDVGFAGIFTIGTAMAATAIGVFLIWGNRNLRHSIGFCLGRDRDVYRKG is encoded by the coding sequence ATGAACGTTTTGAATCAGCTCGAACCGCAACAGCGGCGTAGTTTGCGCGTGTTATTTATCACGGGCTTATTATTTTGGATTAGTATTGCGATCTTATTACCGACACTACCTGCATATCTAGATGCGATCGGGATTAACCAGCAACAAATTGGTTTAATTATCGGTGCATTTGCGATCGGATTGCTGCTGACTCGACTGGTAGTTGGTAAATTGGTTGATACGAGAGGGCGCAAGTTAGTATTATTAATCGGTACGGCGGTAGCCGCGATCGCGCCAGTGGGTTATCTCTGTGTAACTTCGACACCATTATTGATGCTAATTCGGGCATTTCATGGCATTAGTATTGCTGCTTTTACGACGGCTTTTAGTGCCTTGGTTGTCGATTTAGCTCCCCCTAAACAACGGGGTGAAGTTATCGGTTTGATGAGTCTGACGAATCCATTGGGAATCGCTATAGGCCCCGCGATCGGTGGTTTTTTGCAAGTATATGGAATGTATCGAGAAATCTTTTGGATCTCGATAATTACTGGAGCAATCTCGTTTATCGCGGCCAATCAATTACATCAGCCACGAATAGAAGTCGAGTTAGACCATAATGAGTCGAAGCGGATTTCAATTTGGCAAATATTAACCAATCCCGCTTTGGGAATTCCCGCTTTAGTTTTGTTGCTAGTTGGATTTCCATTTGGGGCGATTCATACCTTCGTACCTTTATATATTAAAACCCTCAATGTGGGTTTCAATCCTGGTTTATTTTATACGATCGCCGCGATCGCTAGTTTTAGTGCCCGATCGGTCATTGGGAGTCGATCGGATCGGTATGGACGCGGCATTTTTATCGCGGGGAGTTTGTGCTGCTACACGGCTGGGGTTGCTTGTTTGGCGACTGCTAATAGTCAGATGAGTTTTGTCTTCGCAGCATTGTTAGAAGGATTGGGTAGCGGCACTTTGTTACCGATGACAGTCGCGTTGGTATCCGATCGATCTTTACCGCATCAGCGGGGACAGGTATTATCGATCTGTATTACGGGTCTAGATCTAGGAATTGCGATCGCGGCTCCCGTATTTGGCTCGATCGCCAATGATGTCGGCTTTGCCGGAATTTTTACGATCGGGACGGCAATGGCAGCAACTGCGATCGGGGTATTTTTAATCTGGGGCAATCGCAATTTACGCCATTCGATCGGCTTTTGCTTGGGACGCGATCGGGATGTGTATCGGAAGGGGTAG
- a CDS encoding Nif11-like leader peptide family natural product precursor, with product MKTHLNKFYKLVAKKPALAQQFDSIVEAKDFPNLAVKLGAAWGYTFTPDELQASIEESTAAGQGDYFCLPIGCWQKI from the coding sequence ATGAAAACACATTTAAATAAATTCTACAAACTAGTAGCAAAGAAACCAGCCCTAGCCCAACAATTTGACTCGATCGTCGAAGCCAAAGACTTTCCCAACCTAGCCGTTAAACTTGGTGCTGCCTGGGGCTACACTTTTACCCCCGATGAACTTCAAGCCTCGATCGAAGAAAGTACCGCAGCGGGACAAGGTGACTATTTCTGCTTGCCCATCGGCTGTTGGCAGAAAATCTAA
- the vapC gene encoding type II toxin-antitoxin system tRNA(fMet)-specific endonuclease VapC yields the protein MRYLLDTNVCVMYLNGRSDSVRSRILSTPSQDLAVCSVVKAELFYGAMRSNNQARTLERQQQFLDRFISLPFNDEAAIVFGEIRAHLANAGTPIGAYDLQIAAIAIANDIILVTHNTREFSRVAGLPIEDWEVDKSDKLS from the coding sequence ATGCGCTATTTGCTGGACACCAATGTTTGCGTAATGTATTTGAATGGACGCTCTGATTCGGTACGGTCGCGAATCCTGTCTACACCAAGTCAAGATCTGGCTGTATGTTCGGTTGTTAAAGCTGAATTGTTTTATGGGGCGATGCGAAGCAATAACCAAGCTCGAACTTTAGAACGACAACAGCAATTTTTAGATCGATTTATTTCACTACCGTTTAATGATGAAGCAGCGATCGTGTTTGGTGAAATTCGGGCACATCTGGCTAATGCTGGAACTCCGATTGGAGCTTACGATCTACAAATTGCAGCGATCGCTATTGCAAATGACATAATATTAGTAACACACAATACGCGAGAATTTAGTCGTGTAGCTGGGTTGCCAATTGAAGATTGGGAAGTTGATAAATCTGATAAGTTAAGCTGA
- a CDS encoding DUF1287 domain-containing protein, producing MSRRSNIGILALFSALLLVSCSKQLAQLTTPTPTLVPIQSPKIQQIVANAIAQTKITRSYDPAYVKLAYPGGDVPMTTGVCTDVVIRAFRSVKIDLQAEVHGDMQRNFAAYPRNWGAKAPDANIDHRRVPNLMTWLQRRGKAVPITNNGRDYQPGDIVTWGFSDGQQHIGIVSNIRVAPDRLAIVHNVGSGTKVEDVLFVWKQIGHYRYF from the coding sequence ATGAGTAGACGATCGAACATTGGGATCTTAGCTTTATTCTCAGCATTATTATTAGTTAGTTGCAGCAAACAATTAGCCCAACTTACCACTCCCACACCCACGCTCGTCCCAATTCAATCCCCCAAAATTCAGCAGATTGTCGCTAATGCGATCGCCCAAACCAAAATTACCCGTAGCTACGATCCGGCTTATGTAAAACTCGCTTATCCCGGCGGCGATGTCCCCATGACGACTGGAGTCTGTACCGATGTCGTCATTCGCGCCTTTCGATCGGTCAAAATCGACCTGCAAGCCGAAGTCCATGGCGATATGCAGCGCAACTTTGCTGCATATCCCCGCAATTGGGGTGCCAAGGCTCCCGACGCTAATATCGACCATCGCCGCGTGCCTAATTTAATGACGTGGCTCCAACGTCGCGGCAAAGCCGTCCCGATTACCAATAACGGTCGCGATTATCAACCAGGCGATATCGTCACTTGGGGTTTTAGCGACGGACAGCAGCACATCGGCATCGTTAGCAACATTCGCGTCGCACCCGATCGACTGGCAATCGTCCACAATGTTGGCAGTGGCACCAAAGTCGAAGATGTCCTCTTTGTGTGGAAACAGATCGGACATTATCGTTATTTTTAA
- a CDS encoding DUF3598 family protein, translating to MESNWDNFLKNAGEWVGTFSQVSTDGELLGSTPSILTLEALENNQLVKFRLRRFANGTSEQPTSDTAQEYRSLGRQAVFFDTGAFSKGSLQVAPFTEFGAEYGFVAENRRSRLVQLFDKQGGFNSLTLIREMREGTDAKLRPDLTVEQLVGKWAGKACTFYADWQDPKTFPTSLEVKQVGDSLEQQLAFGDRTIASAAKIDGNILHFESGAAARKILLLPDGASSNTPLQVSHRQSFFVEAGWLLADDERQRLIRNYNDKGEWISSTHVVEYRSR from the coding sequence ATGGAAAGTAACTGGGACAATTTTCTGAAAAATGCTGGAGAATGGGTGGGGACGTTTAGTCAGGTTTCCACCGATGGGGAGCTGCTTGGTTCTACACCCTCGATCTTGACGCTCGAAGCTTTGGAAAATAACCAGCTCGTCAAGTTTCGCTTGCGGCGATTTGCAAATGGTACTAGCGAACAGCCGACATCCGATACCGCCCAAGAGTACCGATCCTTGGGCAGACAGGCGGTGTTTTTCGATACGGGGGCTTTTTCTAAAGGTTCGCTGCAAGTGGCTCCATTTACAGAATTTGGCGCGGAGTATGGCTTTGTAGCTGAGAATCGTCGATCGAGATTGGTACAATTATTCGATAAGCAGGGCGGGTTTAATAGCCTGACGCTAATTCGCGAGATGCGTGAGGGCACGGATGCCAAGCTGCGTCCCGATCTGACGGTAGAACAGTTGGTGGGTAAGTGGGCAGGTAAGGCTTGTACTTTCTATGCAGATTGGCAAGATCCTAAGACTTTCCCGACGAGTTTGGAAGTCAAGCAGGTGGGTGACTCGCTAGAGCAACAATTAGCTTTTGGCGATCGCACAATCGCCTCTGCTGCCAAAATTGATGGCAATATTCTCCATTTTGAATCGGGAGCTGCGGCGCGGAAGATCTTATTATTACCAGATGGGGCTTCGAGCAATACGCCGTTACAAGTCAGTCATCGCCAGTCATTTTTTGTCGAGGCGGGGTGGTTATTGGCGGACGACGAACGTCAGCGATTGATTCGCAACTATAATGACAAAGGAGAATGGATTAGTTCGACTCATGTTGTCGAATATCGATCGAGGTAG
- the hisF gene encoding imidazole glycerol phosphate synthase subunit HisF, which produces MLAKRILPCLDVKAGRVVKGVNFVELRDAGDPVELAQVYNDAGADELVFLDITASHEDRDTIIDVVYRTADRVFIPLTVGGGIQTTANIKDLLRAGADKVSLNSAAVRNPNLINDASDMFGDQCIVVAIDAKRRHDPGNPGWDVYVKGGRENTGLDAVKWAQEVTKRGAGELLVTSMDSDGTKAGYDLDLTRSIATSVQVPVIASGGAGNCEHIYQAVTAGHAEAALLASLLHYGELTVAEIKEYLHSKQVTVRI; this is translated from the coding sequence ATGTTAGCCAAAAGAATATTACCCTGCCTAGATGTCAAAGCCGGACGCGTCGTCAAAGGCGTCAACTTTGTCGAACTGCGGGATGCTGGCGATCCGGTAGAACTCGCCCAAGTTTATAACGATGCTGGAGCTGACGAGTTAGTATTTCTTGACATCACCGCCAGCCACGAAGATCGGGATACGATTATCGATGTTGTCTACCGTACTGCCGATCGCGTTTTTATTCCACTCACTGTCGGCGGCGGGATTCAGACGACGGCAAATATCAAAGACTTACTACGTGCGGGTGCGGATAAAGTCAGCCTCAACTCAGCCGCAGTCCGAAATCCCAACTTAATCAACGATGCCAGCGATATGTTTGGCGATCAGTGTATCGTCGTCGCGATCGATGCTAAACGCCGTCACGATCCTGGCAATCCTGGCTGGGATGTTTACGTTAAAGGCGGACGCGAAAATACCGGACTAGATGCGGTCAAATGGGCGCAAGAAGTCACTAAAAGAGGTGCCGGAGAACTTTTAGTCACCAGCATGGATTCAGACGGCACCAAAGCAGGCTACGATCTCGATCTGACTCGCTCGATCGCCACTTCCGTCCAAGTTCCAGTCATTGCTTCCGGTGGTGCTGGCAACTGCGAACATATCTATCAAGCCGTCACCGCAGGACACGCCGAAGCCGCATTATTGGCTTCTCTACTCCACTACGGCGAACTCACAGTCGCTGAAATCAAAGAATATCTCCATAGCAAGCAAGTCACCGTGAGGATTTAG